Sequence from the Bacillota bacterium genome:
GCCATTTGCACGAATGGAAATGTCTTTTTATCAATTTATAAGGCAGTTTACTTGATTTTACAGACAGTATGTGGTATAATACCTGCAACAACGTTCAGCAGGAGGACTGCCAGGATGCACGTGTTAGCAGCACAACGATTGCAAAGCCTGAAACTGGGCGAAGCGGTCACCTTCAAGAACCTGACGATGTTCCCGTTACTCGACGGCGTGCAGGGCGACCCCGATTACCTCACGCTGGATGACGCGCTGCAGCAGGGACTGGTTTCCGTCACCGAAGTACATGAAGGCGGTATCGTGAACAACCTGAAGGTCACCAACCGCAGTGGTTTTGCTGTGCTGATTGTGGATGGCGAGGAGCTGGTTGGAGCCAAGCAGAACCGCGTGGTGAACCTGACCATCCTTGTGCCCGCGCAGCAGACGGTAGTTATCCCCGTGACCTGTGTCGAGCAGGGACGCTGGCACCACGTCTCCCATGAGTTCTACACCTCGCGACAGGCGATGCCTGCCACGATGCGGGCACGAAAGTCCGAACAGGTATTCGCCCGCAGGATGATGGCGGGAGATGCTTATGCCGACCAGTCCGCGCTGTGGGATGAGGTTGCGATGCGCCAGATAGCCCTGGAAGTGGAGTCTCCAACCGGCGCCATGACGGACATTTACGACCGCTACGAGCACACGCTCAGCGACTACGAGCAGGCGTTCCAGCCGCTGGAGGCACAGGTTGGCGCGCTGTTTGCCATCAACGGGCGTATCGTGGGGCTGGACCTTTTTGACTTTGCCCAGACCTTCCGCCGCTTCTTCCCCAAGCTGGTGCGCAGCAATGCGCTGGACGCCATCACCTTCTTCCAGCCGGAGTTTACCCCCCTGACAGCCGACGGAGCACATCAGTTCATCGAACGGGTTGCCCGCGCCGACTCTCAGGTATTCCCGGCGGTAGGCGAAGGGGAAGATGTGCGTTTCCGCGCGGCAGGGGTAGTTGGTTCCGCACTTGTGGCAAGGGAAAGGGTGGTACATCTGTGCGCCTTTGCCCACCACTCGGGCGAAGACGACCACCACGAGCTCTTCACCAGCCTGATTCGCCCCAGTGAGCGCAGACGCAGGCACTGGTGGTAATTCTCCCTGCCAACGCGCCCTTCTGAACGCCGGCGGGGTATCTCGTGTCACGCGCTTCGAGATGCCTCGCCGGCGCGACGGATTTGCGGTATCAGCGGTTCGTCATCCACAGGTGGATATGACCGCTGTAACGTGATCGCCTCACCGTTCGATGTATGTGGTCACGTGCGGCAGATGCCCCATCAGCGAGTCGCGGATACCCTTCACATACGGCTTGATGAGCTCCACGTCGCGCTGGAAGTAGAGGGTAATCCAGGGCACATCTTCGGTCACAGCCAGGCGCTCTGCCTCACGGTACAGCTGGATGCGCTTCTGCTCGTCCTGTTCCCTGTCCGCCTGGTCACACAGCGCATCGAAGCGCGGGTTGCTGTAGCCCACCACGTTTTCGGGCGCGCCGGTGCGCAGCATCACTGACAGGAAGTTCTGGGCATCCAGATAGTCCGCTGCCCAGCGCAGATGGATGAAGGGCAGTTCCTTGCGGTCTAAGGCGTCCAGAAACGCCCCCCATTCCATCTCGCGCAGTTCTACATTGATACCCAGCTCCTTACGGTACTGCTCTTTAATCATCTCGGCGGTGCGGCGCAGGTCGGGAGTTTTCTCGCGGAAGGTCAGGGTAAGCGTGGGAAAGCCCCTGCCGCCCGGGTAGCCAGCCTCCGCCAGCAGCTGCCGTGCCTTTTCGGGGTCGTACGGGATACCGGCGAATTCGGGGTCGTGCCCCAGCACACCGGGCGGTATGATGCCGTTCGCCTTCTGCGGCACACCCATTAACGCCACCTTCACGATGGCGTCCTTATCGGTCGCGTACGCCAGCGCGAGCCGCCACCGGCGGTCTTTAAAGGGCTGAAAAACGTTCTGATTCAACCCCAGATAAAACACCGCTGCGCGGTCGAAGGTGCGCAGCTCTTTGCTCAACACGGGGTCCTGCTGGTCGCGCAGCAGGTCTCCCTTCTGCACGTCCACGATGTCCAGGTCACCGCGTTCGTACATGGCGTGGCGGGTACTGGCATCCAGCACAATGGGTCGTTCGATACCGTCCAGTCTGGGCGCACCACCGTGATAGTCCTTGTTCGCAGTCAGCACCACCTTCGAGCCGGGAACGTACTGGCTCACCTTGAAGGGGCCCGTGCCGATAGCACATCGCTCATTGATGCGCAGGCGTCTGCCGTTCACTTCGTCACCGTCCTGTTCAATCGCCTCGCGGCAGACCACGTAGGCGGTGGGGTAAGTGAGCTTGGCGAGAAAATAGGCTTTCGGATGATCGATGGTGATGCGCACGGTGTACTTATCCACCACCTCCACGCCCTTCACCTCTGTGGCTTTGCGGTTCAACTTATCCAGTGCGCCCACGATGTCGTTCAGGTAGGTGGCGGAGACGGGCGAAGCCAGCTCGGGGTCGCAGGCGCGTTCGATGGAGTACTTGAAGTCCTCCGCGGTCACCTCACGCCCATTGTGGAACTTCACCCCTTGTTTCAGGCGGAAGGTGTAGGTACGCCCGCCATTGCTGATTTCCCAGATCTCCGCCAGATTGGGTTGCAGGCGGTTGTTTTCATCCCACTGCACCAGTCCTTCGAAGACGTGGAAGAGCATATCGATGGTGGGACCGTCGCGCACCAGGGCGGGGTCAAAGGTGGTCGGTTCGGTAGTGAGCGCGTAGCGCAACACGTTTTGAGCGGGTGGCGCGGAAGCCTGCCGCTTGCCACAGCCCACTGCCAGGAGTGCGATGGACAGCAGTATTATGATAGAGAGTGCATATCTGCTCACGCTACGGTTTACCCCCTTGGTCTTTGCTCCAGCCGGTGTGTATTGTCGCAAAGCATTTGGGCATCACCTGCGCCGATTCCTGCCGGCAGCAGGTATAATCGGATAGTGGCAAATGAAGTTAGGAGTGACGCGGTTTCCATGAACACGCGGCGGGACAACCTTTTTCAGCGATTATACAGACAATTTCCTGTCATGCTGAGCGCAAGTGAAGCATCTCAGAGCGACAAAAAGAGATTCTTCGCTTCGCTCAGAATGACAGATGATGTCGCTTTATATCGCAAACCTCCCTTACAGTCTTTTAACTGCGTCACTCCTATGAAGTAAAGGCACACCGATGTCCCAACAGGAGATACATCTGCATATCGAAGGCATGACCTGCGCGGCATGTGTGGCGCGGGTGGAGCGCGCGCTGAAGCGGGTGCCGGGCGTGCACGAAGCGGTTGTCAACCTCGCTACCGAGAGCGCTACCGTGCACGCCGACCCGGGCGCGGTACCGGTGGAACGGCTGCTGGAAGCGGTAGAGATGGCAGGCTATACCGCCCAGCCCGTTACCGAGGAAACCCCTGCCCCCTTGCCTTCCCGCCGCACCGAGCAGGAACTGCAGACCGCTCGACGTCGGCTGTTAGCCAGCGTCGTGCTCACCCTGCCGGTCTTCGTGCTCAGTATGGCGGTGCACCATCCTTCCTACACGCTGAAACTGCTCCAGCTCGCGCTGACTACCCCTGTTCAGTTCGTTATTGGCGCGCCGTTCTACAACAGAGCATGGCACGCGCTCCGCGCCCGCAGTGCGAACATGGAGACGCTGGTCGTGCTGGGCACATCGGCTGCCTACCTCTACAGTCTCGTCGCTACGTTCTGGACGGGCGGCGCGGTGTACTACGAAACGGCGGCGGTCATTATCACGCTGATTACCTTCGGCAGGTATCTGGAGGCGCGGGCGAAGGGACGCGCCCGTCAGGCGATTGAACGGTTGATGCGCCTCGCGCCACAGGAAGCCACACGTATCCGTAATGGCGACGAGGAGCGCGTGCCCGTCTCGGCGATGCAGGTGGGTGACCTGCTGCGCGTGCGTAGCGGGGAAGCGATACCGGTGGACGGCGAGGTGCTGGACGGTTTCGCGACGGTGGATGAAAGTATGCTGACAGGCGAAAGTGTGCCGGTGGAGAAACGGTGCGGTGATAGCGTTGCCGCCGGTACCATCAACACCGACGGCGTGCTGGTGATACGTGCGCAGCGGGTGGGCGCAGATACCACGCTGGCGCAGATTGTGCGCACAGTGGAACGGGCGCAAGAGGCAAAGCCTCCCGTTCAACGGCTGGCGGACGCAGTGGCGGCGGTGTTTGTACCCATCGTGCTGGTGATTGCGCTGGGCACGTTTCTGGTGTGGCTTCTGGTGTTGAAAGCGGGGTTCACGACGGCGATGATACATGCGGTGGGGGTGCTGGTGATTGCCTGCCCGTGTGCGCTGGGACTGGCGACGCCGACCGCTGTGCTGGTGGGCACAGGCAGGGGAGCCGAGCTAGGCGTGCTGGTGAAAGATGCGGAAACCCTGGAACGCGCCCGACAGGTGGATACAGTCATTCTGGATAAAACAGGCACGCTGACCTTGGGCAAGCCGCAGGTGCATCATGTGGAGACGCGGAACGGAATGCCCGAGCAGGATTTGCTGAGGCTCTGCGCGTCGGCGGAGGTCGGCTCCACGCACCCGTTTGGGCAGGCGGTGGTGCAATTTGCCCGGCAACAGGGGATACCGTTATCCAGAGCAAACGGTTTTCGCGCCATCCCCGGCGGCGGGGTAACCGCAGAGGTGGAAGGGCATCGGCTGGTGGTTGGCTCCGCGCGTCTGCTGGAGGAAGAAGGAGTAGCCATCAGCCCGCAGGACTGGCAGAGGATACGCACCCTCCAATCGCAGGGCTATACCACGGTGCTGGTGGCAATAGACGGTGAAGCCGTCGGGGCGTTTGCCCTGCGCGACGAGCTGCATCCCACCGCACGCGAGGCGGTTGCTCAGTTGCTGTCGCTGCACATGGAGGTGTGGATGGTCACGGGCGACCAGCGCGTGGTGGCGGAAGCCATCGCCAGAGAGGCAGGTATTCCATCCGAACGGGTTCTTGCGGAGGTTTCACCGCAGGGTAAGGCAGAAGCCATTGCCATTTTGCAGGCTCAGGGACGCAAAGTGGCTTTTGTGGGAGATGGCATCAATGATGCGCCCGCTCTGGCGCAGGCGGACGTCGGTATCGCAATGGGCGAGGGCACTGACGTCGCGCTGGAGAGCGCGGGCATCGCGTTGCTGGGCAGCGACCTGCGCGGAGTGGCGACCGCCCTGAAGCTCTCACACGCCACTGTGCGCACGATACGCCAGAACCTCTTTTTCGCCTTCGTGTATAATGTACTGGGTATCCCTCTGGCAGCAATGGGCTATCTCAGCCCGATGCTTGCCGCTCTGGCGATGAGCCTGAGTTCCGTGTCGGTGGTAACGAACGCGCTGCGCCTGCGACGCGCCGTGTAGAAACTCTGGCAAGGGAGGTGGTGTGATGGCTATCAGCGGAATGGTGCATCACGGCCTGACTAAAGGTCAGCG
This genomic interval carries:
- a CDS encoding heavy metal translocating P-type ATPase is translated as MSQQEIHLHIEGMTCAACVARVERALKRVPGVHEAVVNLATESATVHADPGAVPVERLLEAVEMAGYTAQPVTEETPAPLPSRRTEQELQTARRRLLASVVLTLPVFVLSMAVHHPSYTLKLLQLALTTPVQFVIGAPFYNRAWHALRARSANMETLVVLGTSAAYLYSLVATFWTGGAVYYETAAVIITLITFGRYLEARAKGRARQAIERLMRLAPQEATRIRNGDEERVPVSAMQVGDLLRVRSGEAIPVDGEVLDGFATVDESMLTGESVPVEKRCGDSVAAGTINTDGVLVIRAQRVGADTTLAQIVRTVERAQEAKPPVQRLADAVAAVFVPIVLVIALGTFLVWLLVLKAGFTTAMIHAVGVLVIACPCALGLATPTAVLVGTGRGAELGVLVKDAETLERARQVDTVILDKTGTLTLGKPQVHHVETRNGMPEQDLLRLCASAEVGSTHPFGQAVVQFARQQGIPLSRANGFRAIPGGGVTAEVEGHRLVVGSARLLEEEGVAISPQDWQRIRTLQSQGYTTVLVAIDGEAVGAFALRDELHPTAREAVAQLLSLHMEVWMVTGDQRVVAEAIAREAGIPSERVLAEVSPQGKAEAIAILQAQGRKVAFVGDGINDAPALAQADVGIAMGEGTDVALESAGIALLGSDLRGVATALKLSHATVRTIRQNLFFAFVYNVLGIPLAAMGYLSPMLAALAMSLSSVSVVTNALRLRRAV
- a CDS encoding peptide ABC transporter substrate-binding protein: MSRYALSIIILLSIALLAVGCGKRQASAPPAQNVLRYALTTEPTTFDPALVRDGPTIDMLFHVFEGLVQWDENNRLQPNLAEIWEISNGGRTYTFRLKQGVKFHNGREVTAEDFKYSIERACDPELASPVSATYLNDIVGALDKLNRKATEVKGVEVVDKYTVRITIDHPKAYFLAKLTYPTAYVVCREAIEQDGDEVNGRRLRINERCAIGTGPFKVSQYVPGSKVVLTANKDYHGGAPRLDGIERPIVLDASTRHAMYERGDLDIVDVQKGDLLRDQQDPVLSKELRTFDRAAVFYLGLNQNVFQPFKDRRWRLALAYATDKDAIVKVALMGVPQKANGIIPPGVLGHDPEFAGIPYDPEKARQLLAEAGYPGGRGFPTLTLTFREKTPDLRRTAEMIKEQYRKELGINVELREMEWGAFLDALDRKELPFIHLRWAADYLDAQNFLSVMLRTGAPENVVGYSNPRFDALCDQADREQDEQKRIQLYREAERLAVTEDVPWITLYFQRDVELIKPYVKGIRDSLMGHLPHVTTYIER